One window of Thioflexithrix psekupsensis genomic DNA carries:
- a CDS encoding glycosyltransferase, producing MSTERLIVCYILAYRQPNYIRTMTLLKGLQQIPHIRLITAINRYTGMWRYVDTLWQLIKIRWKYNPDYYLLGFRGHDIFWLVRLITAGKPLLFDSLMSPSAALIDEKKQGEMGVLFGKLLSGVEKAILHQADIILTDTSLHVEFFSQRFKLPKEKIHAISVGADETLPIISEKKKEAQFHSPFQVLFYGSFLPLHGVPIILQAAAILKPFPIQFTFIGGGKKEVDYLQQLSLPNITHIQWVDFPALLRHYVANTDLGLGGPFGNTPQAQRVITGKSLQFLAAAKPTVIGQIAEYSGFIDKHNCLLVKQGEVESLVSAILWAYQHPEALKDVGRAGFNLYQARFSTVCIARQLTPLLVKK from the coding sequence CGAATTATATTAGAACCATGACGCTATTAAAAGGCTTGCAACAAATTCCTCATATTCGTTTAATCACTGCGATTAATCGTTACACGGGAATGTGGCGTTATGTCGATACGCTATGGCAATTAATTAAAATTCGTTGGAAATATAATCCAGATTATTATTTATTGGGATTTAGGGGGCATGATATTTTTTGGTTGGTGCGTTTAATAACCGCCGGCAAACCGTTACTATTTGACAGCTTAATGTCGCCTTCGGCAGCCTTAATTGATGAGAAAAAACAAGGTGAAATGGGAGTTTTATTTGGTAAATTATTATCGGGAGTAGAAAAAGCCATTTTACACCAAGCCGATATTATTTTAACCGATACCTCATTACATGTAGAATTTTTTAGCCAACGTTTTAAATTACCGAAAGAAAAAATACACGCTATTTCAGTCGGCGCAGATGAAACTTTACCGATTATCAGTGAAAAGAAAAAAGAAGCCCAATTTCATAGTCCATTTCAAGTATTATTCTATGGTTCTTTTTTGCCATTACATGGTGTGCCTATTATTTTACAAGCGGCTGCTATTTTAAAACCATTTCCAATTCAATTTACTTTTATTGGTGGGGGTAAAAAGGAAGTTGATTATTTACAACAATTGTCTTTGCCGAATATAACTCATATTCAATGGGTGGATTTTCCTGCTTTATTGCGCCATTACGTGGCTAATACGGATTTAGGTTTAGGTGGCCCTTTTGGCAACACGCCGCAAGCCCAGCGGGTCATTACGGGTAAATCTTTGCAATTTCTGGCGGCGGCTAAACCAACAGTGATTGGACAAATCGCTGAATATTCAGGATTTATTGATAAGCACAATTGCCTTTTGGTCAAGCAGGGAGAAGTAGAATCGCTGGTGTCAGCGATTCTTTGGGCGTATCAACATCCAGAAGCCTTAAAAGACGTGGGGCGAGCGGGTTTTAATTTATATCAAGCTCGATTTTCTACCGTGTGCATTGCGCGACAATTAAC